One genomic region from Argentina anserina chromosome 2, drPotAnse1.1, whole genome shotgun sequence encodes:
- the LOC126783898 gene encoding protein CASPARIAN STRIP INTEGRITY FACTOR 1-like: MGFMCLKKFTILILLISAASLLSTSFAAGRQSKFFNKLAKEAIDATPEEVLGKPLSHKEAARIHERLLRVNTKDYGRYDPAPALVKPPFKLIQN, encoded by the exons ATGGGTTTCATGTGTCTCAAGAAGTTCACTATCCTTATTCTCCTGATTTCTGCAGCATCGCTTTTATCAACCTCTTTTGCAGCAG GTAGACAATCCAAGTTTTTCAATAAGTTGGCTAAAGAAGCAATTGATGCAACTCCGGAG GAAGTATTAGGGAAGCCATTGAGCCACAAGGAAGCTGCAAGAATCCATGAAAGGCTTCTCAGGGTTAACACAAAAGATTATGGACGATATGATCCAGCACCTGCTCTTGTTAAGCCTCCTTTCAAGCTCATTCAAAACTGA